A single window of Plasmodium reichenowi strain SY57 chromosome 14, whole genome shotgun sequence DNA harbors:
- a CDS encoding putative membrane protein (conserved Plasmodium membrane protein, unknown function) codes for MKLKSYYFYIDIILLIFILYLKRCCKGYVLNVNVVDKDDLFVFLYKNEHLLASSYYNLKPSYFFSFDEGEININMNIHFKENTYIKKRNISQEVQAKSNLNSINILTHFNINEEYLKRYNFKRDYTSKETSTTYNHNNNNNNKENYDIIKKIYYDDKNQNNITCEEASDKLINDNLDEKNKSNNLFLVLITADQWLNYIRLKNKLEPSLRNDENYIFTSHFNCIKRYPLDEGIIKKTIKIEQKNRYMLVLINNNKLRITLKGNVVFYDYKTKHLSYDFLFIPDVLYFTSIVLLILVIIISLYFLRYREKSDIFMVLNMIFFLLSTYLNYKNINFIKDMGYMYMYYWISANILKKMQEIVTFIIYLQVSLGDMYIRTHLSRIEIQFMICFSVISFYTGLFEIFLGNFQAPRYILQAFAYLFIFIAINFTSTFLSARLAEENLSFHVAELYKKYDIYKKYRLIFFAVILKPILLIIYKVLCLSPSNIDLYSSHEFLYIFFDINFDIIVYVLLFILFRTVEPIKFLKHILSNENFHID; via the exons atgaaattaaagagttattacttttatatagatataatattattaatatttattttatatttgaaGAGATGTTGTAAAGGATATGTTTTGAATGTAAACGTTGTCGATAAAGATGActtatttgtttttttgtataaaaatgaacatTTACTAGCTTCAagttattataatttaaaaccctcctatttcttttctttcGACGAAG GagaaattaatattaatatgaatattcattttaaggaaaatacatatatcaAGAAAAGAAACATATCTCAAGAAGTGCAAGCCAAGTCAAATCTAAATTCAATAAACATACTAACCCactttaatataaatgaagaataCCTTAAAAggtataattttaaaaggGATTATACATCTAAAGAAACATCTACAACATATAaccataataataataataataataaagaaaattatgatataattaaaaaaatatattatgatgataaaaacCAGAATAATATTACTTGTGAGGAAGCTAGtgataaattaataaatgataatttggatgaaaaaaataaatctaATAATTTATTCTTAGTTTTAATTACAGCAGATCAATGGCTTAATTACATAagattaaaaaataaattagaACCTTCATTGCGTAATGATGagaattatatttttacttcTCATTTTAATTGTATAAAAAGATATCCTTTAGATGAAGGGATAATTAAgaaaacaataaaaatagaacagaaaaatagatatatgttagttttaataaataataacaaattGAGAATTACATTAAAAGGAAATGTAGttttttatgattataaaaCCAAACATTTATCATATgatttcctttttattcCTGATGTTCTATATTTTACTTCTATCGTGTTGTTAATATTGGTTATAAtcatttctttatattttttgagATATAGAGAAAAATCAGATATATTTATGGTTCTTAACAtgattttctttttattgtcaacatatttaaattataaaaatatcaattttataaaagatatgGGATATATGTACATGTATTACTG gaTATCGGCCAATATCTTAAAGAAGATGCAAGAAATTGtaacatttattatatatttgcaAGTATCCTTAG GTGATATGTATATAAGAACTCATTTAAGCAGAATAGAGATACAATTCATGATATGTTTTTCAGTCATTTCATTTTACACGGGACTgtttgaaatatttttagGAAATTTTcaa gctcctagatatattttacaagCTTTTGCTtatctatttatttttattgcCATTAATTTTACTTCAACATTTCTTTCA GCTCGTTTGGCAGAAGAAAATTTATCATTTCATGTAGCTGaattgtataaaaaatatgatatatacAA AAAATATAggttaatattttttgcTGTAATTTTGAAACCGATATTGTTAATTATTTACAAGGTTTTGTGTTTATCACCTTCAAATATTGATTTATATAGTTCCCATGAgtttctatatattttttttgatataaattttgatattattgtatatgtattg cttttcattttatttagAACAGTCGAGCCTATTAAGTTTTTAAAg CACATTTTAAGCAATGAAAATTTCCACATAGATTAA
- a CDS encoding M1-family alanyl aminopeptidase, putative has protein sequence MKTKQFHLYHLRKKLNLNKKIKPLKYKVHLIFLALYPNLKYYGYCVIYFLKLSKCVEEKISVYIHGEYLRVLECFYICPRNIERKIKKEDIYKKSEYIDMYLRNFSLCGLYKLVIWFSYENIQESIEGIYVSGASKEGIRKEKRNKIKNENLVVTSLDSQNKNYIEKIYKRRKLYYFKFENDKIIKRLYFKNISFENDKNYNYISTFCEFYYLPYIFPCLQDNNHKVYFSLSVSFEIKFIDSFSFYNKKIKLDNSTFWKRLYNYIQVEKKYGKKRKRKSKRWVLYNRLYERKKLRNKKYLYENYNRFHILHYSACPSPSAPSAVSNSKIRSVYYNKRKIHFNSFLLNKKVLTKKLLFHCSNKMEHGKYNDVRIIDKNPGYILKKHFPRNNKIVKKKKNSGIISNNYILINHHNNSYGKRNEKYLTYKFYNTHKIVHYNFCLFIGIYNKLYFKMHGIDIYIYIEKKNDNFEMTKKSYEYFLGLLIFILHVFMRKNIFKREIRKNEFLQFMIVRRYKYVGEENANCLTFLESFILINKHSRIYDIYNSIKLTVHEIFHIIWGNSIYIKKEKYLWLKEGLTRYMEYKIGYMVLKKQISKQINNNNINSINSVCSINSICNICSINSICSSSIFCCLRRDMYRIKLWNILNSFFYVHIIDTLNIYNHALNIDNKRYYKKNICRKNVTSEYDYIYDKNYISCRNNDINSALHVKESKYKIEYTKMMNYFYNNLTYNKGMNIFKLICILCYPFFNIILELLYFTFHNYSITYKKILIFIHFFFNCFGLKPWFLLCSEKNGDVKNNRRKLQGVVRKSKHIKCLSRYFKKRKGILSSDNKKSILYRSCIKWKCLKNKKQNYNNYNNYNNYNISYKYHPTFYKCEYFGICCSNFLKDSFKKKFLHFYKIICTVIKGKYKKKKKEQEKVKVKVKEKQTCRYLKNTCTHLYNKRNFFSSLSYRRVNINNELLKYSHERNIFKVILRNYINVVGPPKIFFKFLKKNKKLLIIQKHFYYDNYEQRILETSILFHVPLIFTFNKKKYKVILNKKYMLIDCVNVKHKTKKKIYKFNIKFNILNKKIQIERRRRLFLKLRNCDEFKTKEKNHVSLFMRYKDCGYFSFHFVDMYTFRFLINAMKDNTYKICDIYYVLMNIILQYLTCIKTLKEAKRLNSLILMQILRVLRLLRKNTNTMNGSFGLAKIFIIEFLKCYIYFSSYLKTIENKKLTLKVKKEIKSNEYYANVESNEELDYLFKDMRKNLSKILFFFKESINLCS, from the exons atgaaaacTAAACAATTCCATTTGTATcatttaagaaaaaagcttaatttgaataaaaaaataaaacccctaaa GTATAAAGtacatttaatatttttagCACTATATCctaatttaaaatattatggATACTGTGTGATCTATTTCTTGAAGTTGTCAAAATGTGTTGAAGAGAAGATAAGTGTTTATATACATGGAGAATACTTACGTGTATTAgaatgtttttatatatgtcCACGTAATATAGaaaggaaaataaagaaggaagatatatataagaagagtgaatatattgatatgtatttaagaaatttttcattatgtGGTTTATATAAATTGGTAATATGGTTTTCttatgaaaatatacaaGAAAGTATTGAAGGTATATATGTTTCTGGTGCATCTAAAGAAGGAataagaaaagaaaaaagaaataaaataaagaatgAAAATTTAGTTGTAACATCTTTAGATAGTCAAAATAAGAATTACATAgaaaagatatataaaagaaggaaactatattattttaaatttgaGAATGATAAGATTATTAAAAgattatattttaagaatatatcttttgaaaatgacaaaaattataattatatatcaaCATTTTGtgaattttattatttaccatatatatttccatGTTTGCAAgataataatcataaagtatatttttcattaagTGTGTCTTTCgaaattaaatttatagattctttttctttttataataaaaagattaAATTGGATAATAGTACATTTTGGAAAagattatataattatatacaagttgaaaagaaatatgggaagaaaagaaaaaggaaaagtAAAAGATGGGTTTTATACAATAGATTGtatgaaagaaaaaaattaagaaataaaaaatatttgtatgaaaattataatagaTTTCATATTTTGCATTATTCTGCTTGTCCATCTCCTTCTGCCCCTTCAGCTGTAAGTAATAGTAAAATAAGAAgtgtatattataataaaagaaaaattcATTTTAATTCTTTCCTTTTGAACAAAAAAGTGTTAACAAAGAAACTGCTTTTTCATTGTAGTAATAAAATGGAACatggaaaatataatgatgtGAGGATAATTGATAAGAATCCTGGgtatattttaaagaaaCATTTTCctagaaataataaaatagtaaaaaaaaaaaaaaacagtGGGATTATTAGCAATAACtacattttaattaatcatcataataattcttatggtaaaagaaatgaaaaatatttgacgtataaattttataatacaCATAAAATTGTACATTACAATTTTTGTCTCTTCATTGGTATTTACAACAAATTATACTTTAAGATGCATGGTAtagatatttatatatatattgaaaaaaagaatgataattttgaaatgacaaaaaaatcatatgaatatttcttaggtttattaatttttatattacatgTTTTTATGAGgaagaatatttttaaaagggaaataaggaaaaatgaatttttaCAATTTATGATTGTaagaagatataaatatgtagGAGAAGAGAATGCAAATTGTCTTACATTTCTAGAgtcttttattttaataaataagcATAGTAGgatatatgatatatataatagtatAAAATTAACGGTGCATgaaatatttcatattatatggGGTAAcagtatatatattaaaaaagaaaaatatttatggCTGAAAGAGGGGTTAACAAGATATATGGAATATAAAATAGGTTACATGGTATTAAAAAAGCAAATAAgtaaacaaataaataataataatattaatagtatTAATAGTGTTTGTAGTATTAATAgtatttgtaatatttgTAGTATTAATAGTATTTGTAGTAGTAgtattttttgttgtttGAGGCGTGATATGTATAGAATAAAACTTtggaatatattaaattcctttttttatgttcatattattgatacgttaaatatatataaccaCGCATTAAATATAGATAACAAAAGATATTATAAGAAGAACATATGTAGAAAAAACGTAACAAGCGAATATGactatatatatgataaaaattacATATCATGTAGAAATAATGACATAAATTCTGCTTTACATGTAAAAGaaagtaaatataaaatagaatatacaaaaatgatgaattatttttataataaccttacatataataaaggaatgaatatatttaaattaatatgtatattatgttatcctttttttaatataatcCTTGAGTTGTTGTATTTTACGTTTCATAATTATTCcataacatataaaaaaatattaatatttattcattttttctttaattgTTTTGGTCTTAAGCCATGGTTTTTGTTATGCTCTGAGAAAAATGGGGACGTGAAAAATAATAGGAGAAAACTACAAGGGGTTGTTAGAAAGAGcaaacatataaaatgtttatcaagatattttaagaaaagaaaaggaatTCTTAGTagtgataataaaaaaagtatattatatagaaGTTGTATTAAATGGAAGTGtctaaaaaataaaaaacaaaattataataattataataattataataattacaatatttcatataaatatcatCCTACATTTTACAAATGCGAATATTTCGGAATTTGTTGTTCCaactttttaaaagattCATTCAAAAAGAAATTCCTACacttttataaaataatatgtacaGTGATAAAgggaaaatataaaaagaaaaaaaaagaacaagaAAAGGTAAAAGTAAAAGTAAAAGAAAAGCAAACATGTAGATACCTTAAGAATACGTGtacacatttatataataaaagaaatttcttttcttcattatctTATCGAAGGgttaatataaataatgagttgttaaaatattctcatgaaagaaatatttttaaagtCATATTAcgaaattatataaatgttgTAGGTCCTCctaaaatattttttaaatttttgaaaaaaaacaaaaaattattaattatacaaaaacatttttattatgacAACTATGAGCAAAGGATTCTAGAGACTTCTATCCTTTTTCATGTACCTCTTATATTTACgtttaataaaaaaaagtataaagtaatattaaataagaAGTATATGTTAATAGATTGTGTAAATGTAAAGCATAAAAcaaagaagaaaatatataagttcaacataaaatttaatatattgaaCAAGAAAATACAAATTGAAAGAAGGAGAAGgctttttttaaaattaagaAACTGTGACGAATTCAAGACAAAAGAAAAGAACCATGTTAGTTTATTTATGAGATATAAAGACTGTGgttatttttcttttcattttgttgATATGTATACTTTTCgttttttaataaatgcCATGAAAGacaatacatataaaatatgtgatatttattatgttcttatgaatataattttacaaTATTTAACATGTATAAAAACGTTAAAAGAAGCAAAGAGGTTGAATTCTTTAATATTGATGCAGATTCTGAGG gtGCTGAGACTTTTGAGGAAGAATACGAACACTATGAATGGGTCCTTCGGATTAGccaaaatttttattatagaatttttaaaatgctatatttattttagctcatatttaaaaacaattgaaaataaaaaattgacgttgaaagtaaaaaaagaaataaagaGCAATGAGTACTATGCAAATGTTGAATCTAATGAAGAGTTggattatttatttaaagatATGAGGAAAAATTTATctaaaatattattcttttttaaagaGTCCATAAATTTGTgttcataa